The segment CGAGAACTCATAGGTGAATAAGTGCCGCGCTTTGCGTTCTTAAACCCTACAATCCGCCACGACGTGACAGACCAGACGATTACCTCAGTATCCCGGGAGCACCGGTTAATCAGGCCTTCGGCCGAGTTCAAAGCCCAAGCCAACCTTGGGAGCGATGCAACTTACAAAAGGCTCTATGCGGAGTCTGTCAACTCCCCAGAGGAATTCTGGGGGCGGCAGGCGAAGGAGCATCTGGTCTGGCGCAAACCGTTTAAGAAGGTTCTGCGGTGGTCGCCGCCGCATGCGGAGTGGTTCTTGGGCGGGAAGTTAAACGTCTCGGAAAACTGTCTCGACCGCCACCTCGGCACTGCGCGCGAGAACAAGGCCGCGCTGATCTTTGAGGGTGAACCCGGCGACGTGCGGACGATCACGTACAAGCAGCTGCATTTCCACGTCTGCCGACTCGCGCACATTTTCGAGAACATGGGCATCGGCGCCGGCGATCGGGTCGCGATTTACATGCCGATGATCCCCGAGGCGGTGATGGCGATGCTGGCGTGCGCGCGCGTCGGCGCGATCCACACCGTGGTGTTCGGCGGGTTCAGCCCGGAAGCGCTCAAGGACCGGATCAACGACTGCCAGGCGAAGCTCGTGATCACCGCCGACGGCGGCTGGCGGCGCGGCAAGATCGTCGAGCTGAAGGCGAATGTCGACCGCGCCCTCGAAGGCGCGCCGAGCGTGCAAACCGTCATGGTGGTGAGGCGCTGCGGCAACGAGATCACCATGGTCGACGGTCGCGATGTCTGGTGGAAGGAGGCGTGGCTCGGCGCGCCGAATACGCATGAGGCGAAGGGCTTCGATGCGGAACATCCGCTGTTCATCCTCTACACCAGCGGCTCGACAGGAAAACCGAAAGGCGTCCTGCACACCAGCGCGGGCTACCTGCTTGGCTGCAAGTTGAGCTCCCAATACGTTTTCGATCTCAAGGAAAACGACCGCTATTTCTGCTCCGCCGACATCGGCTGGGTAACCGGCCACAGCTACGTCGTCTACGGGCTGCTCTCCAACGGCGCGACGATCTTCATCTACGAAGGCGCGCCCAATCATCCTGAGCCGGATCGTTTCTGGCAGATGATCGACCGGCACGGATTGACGATCCTCTACACCGCGCCGACGGCGATCCGCGCGTTCATGCGTTGGGGCGACAACTACGTGCTGCGGCACCGGCTCGACTCGCTCCGGCTGCTTGGGTCGGTGGGCGAGCCGATCAATCCGGAAGCGTGGATGTGGTATCACCGGATGATCGGCAAAAAACGGTGTCCGATCGTCGACACGTGGTGGCAGACCGAAACGGGCGCGATCATGATCGCACCGCTGCCGGGGCTCACTCCGCTGAAACCGGGCTCGGCCACGCGGCCGTTTTTCGGCGTGGTGGCCAAGGTCGTCGACGAGCGCGGTCGCGAAGTGCCGCGCAACACCGGCGGGAAGTTGGTCATCACCAAACCATGGCCGTCGATGCTTCGCACGCTCTGGGGCGACGACGAGCGGTACAAGAAGGCGTATTGGAGCGAGATCAAGGACGTGTATTTCACCGGCGACGGCGCGCGCCAGGACGAGGACGGCTACTTCTGGATCGTCGGCCGGATCGACGACGTGCTCAACGTTTCGGGACACCGCATCGGCACCGCGGAAGTGGAGAGCGCGCTCGTCTCGCATCCGGCGGTCGCCGAGGCCGCAGCGGTCGGACGGCCCGACGAGTTCAAGGGCCAGGCGCTCGTGGTATTCGTTTGCCTGAAGGCGGGACACACGGCTACGGACCCGCTCAAGGAGGAACTGCGCAGCCACGTCGCGAAGGAGATCGGTTCGCTGGCGCGGCCTGACGTGATCCGGTTCGCCGCAGCGCTGCCGAAGACGCGCAGCGGAAAAATCATGCGACGGATCCTCAAGGAGATCGCCACCGGCGGAATCGTGAAAGGCGATACGACGACGCTTGAAGATTTCAGCGTGGTCGCGAGCCTGCAGGCGGAGGAGTAGGAGGATCGGACCTTCTCGCGCAGTCGTGTAGCAGGATGGGGCGCGTGGCCTCAACGCGCTCGGTTTTCTGTGGCCTCCGCCCGTGGGGCCGGCGCTCGCCTGCGGTGAGCCGGTCGAATCCGCCGCCGGCCGGGAGCACGAAAGTTTCGCGGCTGCCGGTGAACGGCAGGCCGACGCACACGTGCTTCTCAGGAAGCGGGAATAGGCCCGTTCAGCCCGGCAATCCCAGACGCGCTGCGA is part of the Opitutus terrae PB90-1 genome and harbors:
- the acs gene encoding acetate--CoA ligase; translation: MTDQTITSVSREHRLIRPSAEFKAQANLGSDATYKRLYAESVNSPEEFWGRQAKEHLVWRKPFKKVLRWSPPHAEWFLGGKLNVSENCLDRHLGTARENKAALIFEGEPGDVRTITYKQLHFHVCRLAHIFENMGIGAGDRVAIYMPMIPEAVMAMLACARVGAIHTVVFGGFSPEALKDRINDCQAKLVITADGGWRRGKIVELKANVDRALEGAPSVQTVMVVRRCGNEITMVDGRDVWWKEAWLGAPNTHEAKGFDAEHPLFILYTSGSTGKPKGVLHTSAGYLLGCKLSSQYVFDLKENDRYFCSADIGWVTGHSYVVYGLLSNGATIFIYEGAPNHPEPDRFWQMIDRHGLTILYTAPTAIRAFMRWGDNYVLRHRLDSLRLLGSVGEPINPEAWMWYHRMIGKKRCPIVDTWWQTETGAIMIAPLPGLTPLKPGSATRPFFGVVAKVVDERGREVPRNTGGKLVITKPWPSMLRTLWGDDERYKKAYWSEIKDVYFTGDGARQDEDGYFWIVGRIDDVLNVSGHRIGTAEVESALVSHPAVAEAAAVGRPDEFKGQALVVFVCLKAGHTATDPLKEELRSHVAKEIGSLARPDVIRFAAALPKTRSGKIMRRILKEIATGGIVKGDTTTLEDFSVVASLQAEE